A genome region from Sphaeramia orbicularis chromosome 19, fSphaOr1.1, whole genome shotgun sequence includes the following:
- the LOC115439501 gene encoding zinc finger MIZ domain-containing protein 1-like isoform X1 — protein MNSIPSMDRHIQQTNDRLQCIKQHLQNPANFQTAATELLDWCGDPRAFQRPFEQSLMGCLTVVSRVAAQQGFDLDLGYRLLAVCAANRDKFTPKSAALLSSWCEELGRLLLLRHQKNRQNEPPGKVPMQPPMSSMKPGLSHGDGSFPYDSVPWQQNTNQPPGSLSVVTTVWGVTNTSQSQVLGNPMANNNNPMNPGGNPMGSGMSGNNPGMNSPQFSGPQQQFPNKGNSNQGYMQQGMYGRPNYPGGGGFGGNYPGGPNAGPGGMGIPPHSRPPSDFTQPAAAAAAAAVAAAAATATATATATVAALQETQNKDMNQYGPMSSSFQMGPNQAYNSQFMNQPGPRGPPSLPGNMGSGMNTSNMSGPPMGMNQPRGQSMGPFGAHGQRMPQQGYAGPRPQGMGMQGMKRPYPGEPNYGGQQYGPNNQFPNQQGQYPAPNASRPLPSPNYPGQRMPGQQMQGQYPPPSGAMGQYYKQEPPFNGQTNNFSGSGYQYNQGNMNGPPRPVGNYPHSPVPGNPTPPMTPGSNIPPYLSPNQDVKPPFPPDIKPNITALPPPPANHNEELRLTFPVRDGIVLEPFRLEHNLAVSNHVFHLRPSVHQTLMWRSDLELQFKCYHHEDRQMNTNWPASVQVSVNATPLTIERGDNKTSHKPLHLKHVCQPGRNTIQITVTACCCSHLFVLQLVHRPSVRSVLQGLLKKRLLPAEHCITKVKRNFSSVAASSGNANLNGEDGVEQTAIKVSLKCPITFRRIQLPARGHDCKHVQCFDLESYLQLNCERGTWRCPVCNKTALLEGLEVDQYMWGILNAIQNSEFEEVTIDPTCSWRPVAIKSDIHIKEDPDGPLAKRFKTMSPSQMIMPNVMEMIAQLGPGPSPYPSLPAQQGGNNSEYSSQGNSYQGHGNFDFPHGNPGATSMNDFMHGPQLSHPPDMPNSLMSQDKPLSHNMPDSIPHSAANDPSHGSLQQSLHASPHPGSQSGQQLHHSGPPQPSRQAPPPQQQQPPPPPQQQQQQQSGPNNHPHGDLSFNPSNSLDGQAGSDMPEPSLDLLPELANPDELLSYLDPPDLPSNSNDDLLSLFENN, from the exons CTCTTCTGTCCTCCTGGTGTGAGGAGCTGggacgcctcctcctcctccgtcaccAGAAGAACAGGCAGAACGAGCCTCCGGGAAAAGTGCCCATGCAGCCCCCCATGAGCTCCATGAAGCCCGGCCTCTCACACGG AGATGGGTCTTTTCCCTATGACTCTGTTCCCTGGCAACAGAACACCAATCAGCCTCCAGGTTCTCTGTCTGTGGTGACCACTGTGTGGGGAGTGACCAACACCTCGCAAAGCCAG GTTTTGGGGAACCCCATGGCCAATAACAACAATCCCATGAACCCCGGGGGTAACCCTATGGGCTCGGGCATGTCCGGTAACAACCCGGGGATGAACTCGCCTCAGTTCTCCGGTCCTCAGCAGCAGTTCCCCAACAAAGGCAACTCCAACCAGGGCTACATGCAGCAAGGCATGTACGGACGCCCCAACTACCCCGGAGGAGGAGGGTTCGGTGGAAA TTACCCTGGAGGGCCTAATGCTGGACCCGGTGGAATGGGCATCCCTCCACACTCCCGTCCTCCGTCAGACTTCACCCAACCTGCCGCTGCAGCCGCCGCCGCTGCAGTCGCCGCCGCTGCCGCCACGGCGACCGCCACTGCCACGGCAACTGTCGCTGCCCTGCAGGAAACCCAGAACAAGGACATGAACCAATACGGACCG ATGAGTTCCTCTTTCCAGATGGGACCAAACCAGGCGTACAACAGCCAGTTCATGAACCAGCCGGGACCTCGCGGACCCCCATCCCTCCCTGGCAACATGGGCAGCGGCATGAACACTTCCAACATGAGTGGCCCCCCCATGGGGATGAaccagcccaggggccaaagcaTGGGGCCTTTCGGGGCCCACGGCCAAAGGATGCCCCAGCAGGGATACGCGGGTCCGAGGCCGCAGGGCATGGGTATGCAGGGCATGAAGAGGCCGTACCCAGGGGAG ccAAACTATGGTGGGCAGCAGTACGGACCAAACAACCAGTTCCCCAACCAGCAGGGCCAGTACCCTGCCCCCAACGCCTCCAGGCCGCTGCCGTCCCCCAACTACCCCGGCCAGAGGATGCCTGGACAGCAGATGCAGGGCCAGTACCCACCCCCCAGCGGCGCCATGGGCCAGTACTACAAG caAGAGCCTCCTTTCAACGGCCAAACGAATAACTTCTCTGGGAGTGGATATCAGTACAACCAGGGAAACATGAATGGG ccTCCCCGACCTGTGGGTAACTACCCTCACTCCCCAGTGCCAggaaaccccacccccccaatgaCCCCAGGAAGTAATATCCCTCCATATCTGTCGCCAAACCAGGATGTGAAGCCGCCCTTCCCTCCTGACATCAAACCAAATATCaccgctctccctccccctccag CCAACCACAACGAGGAGCTGCGCCTCACGTTCCCCGTGCGGGACGGCATCGTCCTCGAGCCCTTCAGGCTAGAACACAACCTGGCCGTCAGCAACCATGTCTTCCACTTACGTCCATCTGTACACCAGACACTCATGTGGCG GTCGGATCTGGAGCTGCAGTTTAAGTGCTACCACCATGAAGACCGCCAGATGAACACCAACTGGCCGGCATCGGTTCAAGTCAGCGTCAACGCCACGCCACTTACCATCGAGCGGGGAGACAATAAGACTTCCCACAAACCCCTGCACTTGAAACATGTGTGCCAGCCGGGAAGGAACACGATCCAGATCACAGTCACTGCCTGCTGCTGT TCGCATCTGTTCGTGCTGCAGCTGGTCCACAGGCCCTCGGTCCGCTCTGTCCTCCAGGGCTTATTGAAGAAGAGGCTTCTTCCTGCAGAGCATTGCATCACcaaag TCAAAAGAAACTTCAGCAGCGTAGCAGCGTCATCAGGCAACGCCAACCTCAACGGAGAGGACGGGGTGGAGCAGACGGCCATCAAGGTTTCCCTGAAATGTCCAATCACCTTCCGGCGAATACAGCTTCCAGCGAGAGGCCACGACTGCAAACACGTTCAG TGTTTTGATTTGGAATCGTATTTGCAACTGAACTGTGAGCGGGGGACATGGCGATGTCCAGTGTGCAA taAAACAGCGTTGTTAGAAGGCCTCGAGGTGGACCAGTACATGTGGGGAATCTTAAACGCCATCCAGAA TTCGGAGTTCGAGGAGGTGACGATCGACCCGACGTGTAGCTGGCGGCCGGTGGCGATCAAATCCGACATCCACATTAAAGAGGATCCGGACGGACCGCTGGCCAAGAGGTTTAAGACAATGAGCCCCAGTCAGATGATCATGCCCAACGTGATGGAGATGATCGCTCAGCTCGGACCGGGGCCGTCGCCGTACCCGTCGCTACCTGCTCAGCAAGGAGGCAACAACAGCGAATACAGCAGTCAAG GCAACAGTTACCAGGGACACGGGAACTTCGACTTCCCCCACGGTAACCCCGGTGCGACGTCGATGAATGATTTCATGCACGGCCCACAGCTGTCCCACCCCCCGGACATGCCCAACAGCCTGATGAGCCAAGACAAGCCCCTGTCCCACAACATGCCTGACTCA ATACCTCACTCTGCCGCCAATGACCCGTCTCATGGCTCGTTGCAGCAGAGCTTACATGCGTCTCCTCACCCTGGGAGCCAATCAGGGCAGCAGCTCCACCACAGCGGACCGCCTCAGCCGTCGCggcaggctccgccccctcagcagcagcagccgccCCCACCgccgcagcagcaacagcagcagcagtccgGCCCTAACAACCATCCCCATGGCGACCTGTCCTTCAACCCATCCAACAGTTTGGACGGCCAAGCGGGGTCGGACATGCCGGAGCCATCTTTAGAC CTTCTTCCAGAGCTCGCAAACCCAGACGAGCTGTTGTCGTACCTGGACCCCCCGGACCTCCCCAGCAATAGCAACGACGACCTTCTATCGCTCTTCGAAAACAACTGA
- the LOC115439501 gene encoding zinc finger MIZ domain-containing protein 1-like isoform X2 yields MQPPMSSMKPGLSHGDGSFPYDSVPWQQNTNQPPGSLSVVTTVWGVTNTSQSQVLGNPMANNNNPMNPGGNPMGSGMSGNNPGMNSPQFSGPQQQFPNKGNSNQGYMQQGMYGRPNYPGGGGFGGNYPGGPNAGPGGMGIPPHSRPPSDFTQPAAAAAAAAVAAAAATATATATATVAALQETQNKDMNQYGPMSSSFQMGPNQAYNSQFMNQPGPRGPPSLPGNMGSGMNTSNMSGPPMGMNQPRGQSMGPFGAHGQRMPQQGYAGPRPQGMGMQGMKRPYPGEPNYGGQQYGPNNQFPNQQGQYPAPNASRPLPSPNYPGQRMPGQQMQGQYPPPSGAMGQYYKQEPPFNGQTNNFSGSGYQYNQGNMNGPPRPVGNYPHSPVPGNPTPPMTPGSNIPPYLSPNQDVKPPFPPDIKPNITALPPPPANHNEELRLTFPVRDGIVLEPFRLEHNLAVSNHVFHLRPSVHQTLMWRSDLELQFKCYHHEDRQMNTNWPASVQVSVNATPLTIERGDNKTSHKPLHLKHVCQPGRNTIQITVTACCCSHLFVLQLVHRPSVRSVLQGLLKKRLLPAEHCITKVKRNFSSVAASSGNANLNGEDGVEQTAIKVSLKCPITFRRIQLPARGHDCKHVQCFDLESYLQLNCERGTWRCPVCNKTALLEGLEVDQYMWGILNAIQNSEFEEVTIDPTCSWRPVAIKSDIHIKEDPDGPLAKRFKTMSPSQMIMPNVMEMIAQLGPGPSPYPSLPAQQGGNNSEYSSQGNSYQGHGNFDFPHGNPGATSMNDFMHGPQLSHPPDMPNSLMSQDKPLSHNMPDSIPHSAANDPSHGSLQQSLHASPHPGSQSGQQLHHSGPPQPSRQAPPPQQQQPPPPPQQQQQQQSGPNNHPHGDLSFNPSNSLDGQAGSDMPEPSLDLLPELANPDELLSYLDPPDLPSNSNDDLLSLFENN; encoded by the exons ATGCAGCCCCCCATGAGCTCCATGAAGCCCGGCCTCTCACACGG AGATGGGTCTTTTCCCTATGACTCTGTTCCCTGGCAACAGAACACCAATCAGCCTCCAGGTTCTCTGTCTGTGGTGACCACTGTGTGGGGAGTGACCAACACCTCGCAAAGCCAG GTTTTGGGGAACCCCATGGCCAATAACAACAATCCCATGAACCCCGGGGGTAACCCTATGGGCTCGGGCATGTCCGGTAACAACCCGGGGATGAACTCGCCTCAGTTCTCCGGTCCTCAGCAGCAGTTCCCCAACAAAGGCAACTCCAACCAGGGCTACATGCAGCAAGGCATGTACGGACGCCCCAACTACCCCGGAGGAGGAGGGTTCGGTGGAAA TTACCCTGGAGGGCCTAATGCTGGACCCGGTGGAATGGGCATCCCTCCACACTCCCGTCCTCCGTCAGACTTCACCCAACCTGCCGCTGCAGCCGCCGCCGCTGCAGTCGCCGCCGCTGCCGCCACGGCGACCGCCACTGCCACGGCAACTGTCGCTGCCCTGCAGGAAACCCAGAACAAGGACATGAACCAATACGGACCG ATGAGTTCCTCTTTCCAGATGGGACCAAACCAGGCGTACAACAGCCAGTTCATGAACCAGCCGGGACCTCGCGGACCCCCATCCCTCCCTGGCAACATGGGCAGCGGCATGAACACTTCCAACATGAGTGGCCCCCCCATGGGGATGAaccagcccaggggccaaagcaTGGGGCCTTTCGGGGCCCACGGCCAAAGGATGCCCCAGCAGGGATACGCGGGTCCGAGGCCGCAGGGCATGGGTATGCAGGGCATGAAGAGGCCGTACCCAGGGGAG ccAAACTATGGTGGGCAGCAGTACGGACCAAACAACCAGTTCCCCAACCAGCAGGGCCAGTACCCTGCCCCCAACGCCTCCAGGCCGCTGCCGTCCCCCAACTACCCCGGCCAGAGGATGCCTGGACAGCAGATGCAGGGCCAGTACCCACCCCCCAGCGGCGCCATGGGCCAGTACTACAAG caAGAGCCTCCTTTCAACGGCCAAACGAATAACTTCTCTGGGAGTGGATATCAGTACAACCAGGGAAACATGAATGGG ccTCCCCGACCTGTGGGTAACTACCCTCACTCCCCAGTGCCAggaaaccccacccccccaatgaCCCCAGGAAGTAATATCCCTCCATATCTGTCGCCAAACCAGGATGTGAAGCCGCCCTTCCCTCCTGACATCAAACCAAATATCaccgctctccctccccctccag CCAACCACAACGAGGAGCTGCGCCTCACGTTCCCCGTGCGGGACGGCATCGTCCTCGAGCCCTTCAGGCTAGAACACAACCTGGCCGTCAGCAACCATGTCTTCCACTTACGTCCATCTGTACACCAGACACTCATGTGGCG GTCGGATCTGGAGCTGCAGTTTAAGTGCTACCACCATGAAGACCGCCAGATGAACACCAACTGGCCGGCATCGGTTCAAGTCAGCGTCAACGCCACGCCACTTACCATCGAGCGGGGAGACAATAAGACTTCCCACAAACCCCTGCACTTGAAACATGTGTGCCAGCCGGGAAGGAACACGATCCAGATCACAGTCACTGCCTGCTGCTGT TCGCATCTGTTCGTGCTGCAGCTGGTCCACAGGCCCTCGGTCCGCTCTGTCCTCCAGGGCTTATTGAAGAAGAGGCTTCTTCCTGCAGAGCATTGCATCACcaaag TCAAAAGAAACTTCAGCAGCGTAGCAGCGTCATCAGGCAACGCCAACCTCAACGGAGAGGACGGGGTGGAGCAGACGGCCATCAAGGTTTCCCTGAAATGTCCAATCACCTTCCGGCGAATACAGCTTCCAGCGAGAGGCCACGACTGCAAACACGTTCAG TGTTTTGATTTGGAATCGTATTTGCAACTGAACTGTGAGCGGGGGACATGGCGATGTCCAGTGTGCAA taAAACAGCGTTGTTAGAAGGCCTCGAGGTGGACCAGTACATGTGGGGAATCTTAAACGCCATCCAGAA TTCGGAGTTCGAGGAGGTGACGATCGACCCGACGTGTAGCTGGCGGCCGGTGGCGATCAAATCCGACATCCACATTAAAGAGGATCCGGACGGACCGCTGGCCAAGAGGTTTAAGACAATGAGCCCCAGTCAGATGATCATGCCCAACGTGATGGAGATGATCGCTCAGCTCGGACCGGGGCCGTCGCCGTACCCGTCGCTACCTGCTCAGCAAGGAGGCAACAACAGCGAATACAGCAGTCAAG GCAACAGTTACCAGGGACACGGGAACTTCGACTTCCCCCACGGTAACCCCGGTGCGACGTCGATGAATGATTTCATGCACGGCCCACAGCTGTCCCACCCCCCGGACATGCCCAACAGCCTGATGAGCCAAGACAAGCCCCTGTCCCACAACATGCCTGACTCA ATACCTCACTCTGCCGCCAATGACCCGTCTCATGGCTCGTTGCAGCAGAGCTTACATGCGTCTCCTCACCCTGGGAGCCAATCAGGGCAGCAGCTCCACCACAGCGGACCGCCTCAGCCGTCGCggcaggctccgccccctcagcagcagcagccgccCCCACCgccgcagcagcaacagcagcagcagtccgGCCCTAACAACCATCCCCATGGCGACCTGTCCTTCAACCCATCCAACAGTTTGGACGGCCAAGCGGGGTCGGACATGCCGGAGCCATCTTTAGAC CTTCTTCCAGAGCTCGCAAACCCAGACGAGCTGTTGTCGTACCTGGACCCCCCGGACCTCCCCAGCAATAGCAACGACGACCTTCTATCGCTCTTCGAAAACAACTGA